From the Rutidosis leptorrhynchoides isolate AG116_Rl617_1_P2 unplaced genomic scaffold, CSIRO_AGI_Rlap_v1 contig458, whole genome shotgun sequence genome, the window AATTTTTTAGTTATACaatcataattatattaaaaaataaaCTAAAAAGTATGTTTTATTAATTTATGTGAAATTTCTTAAATTAACATCTAATTTAAGACGGAAGGAGTATATAATATTGGAGtttaacttaaatacatatatactTAAAGTTTTTAGATTGAGTAGAATTTTTGTGCGGCTGTCTTTAGGTTTTTGTCCACAAGTCGTGGAAGTCAGTTTGACTGGCAGTACTCTATTCATAAATCATCTCATCTCCTCCACAACCGGACAAACAACATAATTTACACCTTCCCTGTAGCATTCATTATTCCATTCACTCTATCTTTTTAAAAAAAGAATAATTATTCATTCACtctaatttatttattataatttattTTAGTTCACTTTCAATCTAAAAGCAAATGATTAATGACGACAATTGATTttaattaaaaaaagaaaaagaaattccCAAAATTAGAATACCAAATCATCGTCACCGCAAACTCGCTTGGACCAGAATACTACTGCCCAGGGTCACACTCGTgagaataaatttaaaatttttatttataaattatatgtaCACGAGTAAGAATCGACCCAATTAATCTAGAGAAATTGAACTGATCCAAATTAATTGGATTATTTTGGTTCGGGTAATTAATCTATTCATGTTCGATCCGAGTCGAAATATTTATACATAATTGTACATTAATCAAAATTGTATGACTGTCCAACTATGTAACATGGAATCGGAGACGTATATGGATACGGATGCGGGGACGGAGATCGGGACCGAAAACGACAAATACTAAAATTTTGTGGTACGGGGATagtaatttaaaaaaatattttaaaacataataattaagtaaaaatactaaataactttaaaaataaattaaattatcATATAATTTTTAAAGTTTAGAGAAATTAAACCTCATAAATCTATAATTAAAGATTTTAAATATGTGATGCACTATTACAAACATAAAAAATATGTTGGGAATGTttcaaaacgtttttttttttttttttgtcatgttCCTATAAAAAATGTGTTTTgaagtctttttttttttattaaatctaATTTCTctatacttcgttatttattgccGGTCAAGAAACATCATCGAGACGTTTTGTAAACCCGTCTCCGAAACGTTTTCGAGACGAAAATGCCAATAAAACTGATATCCTCACGTAACATAGCTGTCCAAGCAAGCATACACAAGTTACTGAAAATCATTGTTATATCAACAAATATAAAATTCAAACCAAAACGTTTAGTAATCCTTGCGTCCTTGATTAAATGTCACATTTTTTATGTCAAATATGTAGGAGATGTGATATTTAATTAGAGACGAAAGTAGTATCAATTAGACATGGCCACGGTCCGGTTTCAAATCTACGATTCATGGTTCTTAAATTCGTGGAATCGAACCGAAATCATAAATTTTATAGAACCTAATCGAAACCGCAAATATGATGTTTGATTCTAGGCGGTTTCGGTTCGATtccatataatttttaaaaatttaagtcTGATTTAATTGGAACAGTCGAGAACCGAATCGAAACCGCATTGACCAATTAAGTCTGATTTTGATCCGGTTCGATTCCAATTCAGAACCGCATCGCGGCTACGTTAGTATTAGCggatgaaaaaaaaaatgaaaagccaacaaaaagaaaagaaaagtgaAGAAGGAAGTGTGTGTGTGGGACATTTTCTTTTTTTCTGATGAAAAATGTGGGACATTTTCAGCGCGCGAATTAAAAGCCGAAATTAATGGTCTATtgtcaataataattaataacacctATTCCTTCGCTCCCGTTTTAATAATTCATTCACATTTAAATTAATTCTCAAAAATAAGAAAACTAATTCCACTTCATAAGCACAACTCCACCACCAACGCCGCCGTTCTCCGCTCGTTTACAGCCAACCCACCACTAAAGACAGACAGATATGTCACTGTcactaatactaatataataatagtataataataattctCCATTACTGATAaaccaaaaagaaaaaaaacagtTTAACGGCACTCACTGGGTCACACAACATATTTAATTTTCTCTTTTAAAATCTCATCTTTGTCATTTACAAAACAAACAGtctcacacaaacacacacacacacacagtacTAGTACTAGTGCTATTCTTTTCTCTCTCTTTCCATCTTCTTCATGGCTATTAAGATTGCCGCCATCAAACCCAAACACTCAAATACTGCCACCAATGTACCTAATTCTACGGCGACGGACGACAATAACAACAGCTCCGGCAGCCGCTCACCGAGCCCGCCTACATCACCTCCGTCGTCGCTACTGCCACGTCATTATCGGCGGCGTGGTCGTCCTAAGCTCTACTCCTCTCAGTCTTCTCGAAAGTTCAGCCTCGCCGCCGGCGGACTAATTTTCAGGGGAAACGTGCGGTACTACGTTGTTTTGACTTTGTTGTACGTCTCTGGCTTTCTCATGTGTGTGGGCCCGTTCTCGGGTTTCGTAGGCCACAGCTCTATTCCTGGTTCTGTGTATCGTAGCCATGAACTTTTTGAAAAGTTGTGGGGGGATATTGAGCGAGAAAATTCAACATCAGCAATCCAGGTTAATTTTGATCTTCAGAGTTTTTTTAATGTTGGCTAGCTGCATTTTCATTTTGTGATTTAGCTTTGTTTTTGTTATTATGAGGTAATTATGAATGATTATTTGGAAATTGATGTGTTTATTCATATTTGGTGATTAAATAAAAAAAGTGAAATGATGTGAATTATATTCAAAAATGGAAATTTGCCGACAAAATCCTGTAATTTTTTCTTATTTTCACCTACTGGTAAAATCTGAAATGTTAATTAATGCTGCCATTTGTTTGTTGAGGAGTTGGTTAGTGATGCAATGCTTTTTGGAACCCATAAGAGATAGAATAAACATACTGTGAAAACTGTTTTCAGAAAACCTTGTTTGAGAATTTAATGGTTTATTCTACACACCTTGACATATCATTGCTCAAGGCTGAGAAAAGATGATTTGGATAATGCAGTTGTCTTCTGTCTGGCAATACAAAAGGAGGATTAAACCGCAAAAGCCATGTCCTAATACCACTACCACGCAACGTTTCCTTGTAGACACAGGTAGAGTAATTTGAGATTATTTCGATTTTATTTGAATTTATTCTTCGATTTGTTACTGAAATGATAATCAGAATCTATTTCAATTTTAATGCATGATGATCCATACTTTGTATTCTCACTTATCTTGGTCCTTGTCATCATTGCATTGGCAGTTTCACCTGGCCCTCACGGTTACTTGATTGTTGGTGCAAATGGCGGCCTTAACCAGCAACGTTCGGCGGTATGTTGTTTTGTTATTTGTGAACATTACCAGAAAGTTATTTGTTTTGTTAATATCTGAGCTATGGATTGTATAAAGATTTAGTTTTATTTTTTGTTCATTTTTGTAGATCTGCAATGCTGTGGCTGTTGCTGGACTTCTGAATGCAATACTAGTCATCCCTCGCTTGGAATTTAATAAAGTTTGGAAGGACACAAGGTCAGTTGATATTGATTTAAGCGTTGCCGAAATTTAGCTTAGGAAAATTGCATGCTCTTGATTTGTAATTTCTTAAGGTGGGGTGTCTAATCTAGTATAACGAGGCCGCCCAACTATTATTCTTGACCTCATTCTATATATGGTATGGAGAATGGTCGCTTTTGAATTTTTTAAAATGTGCCTTCCTTGAATGATGGAAACCATATCTTAGCCATACTCTCAAAATTCCTTTGGCCGGATTCAGAAGGAATAGTGCATTCATTGGTTGAAGTTTGTAATTGTATTTTATCTTTTCTGAACTAGTCTATTCATCTGATTAACCAAGAAGTCTAAGGAAGAGCATAGAACTCGTATGTCTGAAAGATGACACCATGGTTCCTGCGGACATGTATCCTAACACATCTTTACATGTATAGTGGAAACCGACCTATAATAATTCACCTTATGAGAATCTATGAAGTGAATCGTTCTTATTTTCACATTGATCCTCCATGTAGCTTTGTAATATTCGGATTCTTTCAAAATGTATCATTCGAATCCATTCTTAAAATGTCGCTAAAAGTATATTTTTCTCACAGTGAGTTTGGAGATATCTATGATGTGAAACGCTTCATATCTACTCTTGAGGGCTATGTGAAAGTTGTTGACAAACTGCCAGACGAATTGATGGAAAGATATGACCGCAACATTAATAATATTCCAATCTTCAATGTTGAAGCTTGGGCACCTGCTAATTATTATTTGGGACAAGTGTATCCTGTATTACAGAAGGAAGGGTATGTTATTTCTCCTTTGCCAATTTATTTGGGACAACTTCTTGACAAAGTTTAAGTTATAGTTTCTCAGCAAGATACAAAATGCTTCTTATCTACATGTAGTCTGATGGGATAGGCAAGCCTGATAGTTTACATGTTTAATGCAGGGTTATCCGAATTACACCTTTTGCTAATAGATTGGCAATGAATCTACCAGCCAATATTCAACTGCTAAGATGCATAACTAACTACAAAGCGTTGCAATTTTCTTCCCCTATATCAACACTAGCCCAAAAGCTTGTTGATCGCATGATTGCAAAAAGTTCAAGGACTGGCGGAAAGTATGTCTCTGTCCACCTTAGATTTGAGGAGGTAATGACTCGACTTTCTGTTCTATGATAATTCCAATTTAGGTTAAAAAAATGCTTTtagagaattttttttttaaagtatattTATCTTCTACCGTTTAGGACATGGTGGCCTTCTCTGGTTGTGTCTATGATGGAGGAGAAAAGGAAAAATCTGAAATGGACGTGTTCCGGAAGAATGAGTGGAAGGGAAAGTTCAAAAGAAAGGACCGTCTCATTACACCTGGTGTAAATCGAGCCAATGGAAAATGTCCTTTAACACCATTAGAGGTACACCTTTTAAAAATCCTTTATTTTCGATGTTTGAAAAAACAATTTTGATAATACTTCTATGTTTTTGCATGGGCAGATGGTAAAATTTTGTTGAACTGTGTTTCTTTTGTCAGCATAGGTAGGGATGATGCTTCGTGCTATGGGATTTGACAACAACACCTCCATTTATTTAGCATCAGGGAAAATTTACCGAGCGGAAAAACATTTAGAACCCTTACTAAAGATGTTTCCCCTTGTTTATACAAAGGATTCTCTTGCAACCCATGAAGAGCTTTCTCCGTttgaggtaaaagaaaataattttTTTCCCATTTTGAGATGTTATTACAAGAAAACCCCTGGACCTCATTTCTGTTTTTGCTGCAGTTGTACTCTTCCAGGATGGCAGCTTTGGGATTACACAGTGTGCTTGTACAGTGAAGTTTTCGTGACAACTCAGGGTGGAAACTTTCCCCATTTTCTGATGGGTCACCGGAGATTTCTTTTCAATGGACATTCAAAGACTATCAGACCTGATAAGCAAAAACTTGTTCTTGTATTGCAAGAAATGGGTATCAGGTACACAGTTCTCTTCATTCTTGATTTAATTTTATAATTGAAGCATAACATGAATGGATATTTAATATACATTACATGTATCTTGCATTGGTTTTTCAGTTGGAGAGATTTAAAGGATCAAATGGGGGAGATGCTAACTGAAAGTGATCGTAAAGGTATGATGATACCCAGAGTCAGAAAAATCAATCGGAAGACTTCAATCTACATGTACCCTTTACCAGAATGCAGTTGTCTCCAGAACTCGACGTTAGAAATCGATCAATATCGTAAACTTTCATGATTTTTCAAGCTCAACGGTTTACGAATTAGAAGTCAGACTTGTGTAGCCTAAGTGTAAATTCTTCAACCTATTGCTTTCTACAATTTTATGACAGCTATCGAGTTCCACTTCAGTTATATATAGTTGATCAGCGGAGTTTTCGATATTTTTTCCTTTATTTGGATCAATAGAGAAATTTCATTCCGTTTTTTTATTTTGGCACGTCAGTCGGTCCATGTTCAATATGCTCGTAAAACTTTGTATGACCTGTACATGCTCAACTAGCAGCCACCTTCTATATTGTAATAAGTAATTATTCTCTATTAAGTTCTGTAgttaacttcaaaaaaaaaaaaaaaggtctgtAGTTAGCTTCCCCATTGACGACTTCCTTGATTTCTCCAATGATGGAATTTTCTCCTCCGTCGCTTCCTCCGCAGATTCTGTCAATGACCATCACTATAACCACCACATGGTTCCATCCAAAAACATCACCCCATAACATCTCCCAATTTTCACAGGCAACAGTTttctttttgggtctcgccggaacCTGCTTGCATCACCAGAGTTTACCTTGTCATTGCCAAATCGCCTCCTCGCCACGACATTTACCAGTTGAATCTTTAAATGGCATTTCTTCTTCTTGAAGTCTTCCTTCCTTGCAATGTAAGTCATGAGATCTTCAATCACCAGCATAGTTGAAGGATTGGCAAAACAACTATAGTCAACCTTGGTATCGCCTAATTTTCCATCTCTAACCTTGTTGTGCATCCATTTCTTCCACCAAATAAAACCTATAGAAACCAAAAGGAAAATGGAAGTACACAATAAGACCACAATAGCAGCTACAGTGAATTTACCAGATTCCTCAAAAACTTTCTCCATCATTTGTTGTGGTACGTCCAACGACAACTTTAATATATCCCAGCAGATCATTTACACCTTCATCACTGGAGATAATACCCTAGATCATTTTCCAGAAGATAGGAAGAACCAGAAGAATTTTCATAGAACATTCCCAAGCAAGAGCAGTCACTAGAGCACAGGTCTTAACAGGATGTCAAATTAACACTAAATCTTACAGGATTATAAGACTCATTAGCAAAATAGTCTATACCATAGCCGAGACCAAGATATGAAACAAGTGAGGGATTTGTTTTACTGCTGCTATCATCCCAGGTAATCAAATTTGGAATAAAGTCATCTGTCAAAAAAAATATTAGAGGCTAGAGTCTTTTCCGGTAGCCAACATCCCAGGTAATCAAATTTCTTTCAACAATCAGATGCTCCATATTTATTGTTCTGTGTCGAGTTTTAGTACTACTTCTAAATCATGGAATATGTATTTAATTCTGATTGTTTTTAATGAGGAGCAAGCTACTGCAATTTTGTCAATTCCGTTGGCGTATATTTTTTGTCGGGATCAATGGATTTGGGATGAGAATGTGGATGGTGTTTATACTGTGAAATATAGGTATTATGTGGCTATGGAGGTGTACAATGTTGATGTTGTGATTGCCCTTGTTACTCTTAATGGTTTTCAATTTTGGAATAAACTTTAGGACTTGAATCTGTCTCCTAAAATCAAAGCCTTCAGTAATATGGTAAGTTAGTCCCAATAAACTCTAATTATTTTCTCATATGTAAGGCTTTGATTTTTTATTATGTATATGATAAAAATCAAACCGTGGAAGAAGGAAAGTTATCAAAAATGTTTTTCTTTTTTGAACCAACCAACAATCAGAtttgcttcattagcatttttttttttttatggataATTGAAAATAATTGGCTAAGATTGAATTGAACTAACCACCCTATTAATCTAAATATgatttattattactatatatgttCATTTACACAGTTATTAAAAATTTCCCACATATATCGGTGTAGCATGATATTATATCATGAATTATGATATCTCACATATATGTTCATTTCCCAACAACATTAAGAAACATGAGGAAGAGAGAAAAGGGCATCTATATCTATACCTGAGTAACCACCTATTGTCTTGCTTAACTAGAAAAGAAGCAAATAGTTAGAAGCTTAATATTGGCGAATGAGAACTTTTCAAAATTGAAGTATATATGATCAACCACAATGCTAAATCATTTCATAACAAGCTCTTTAGGCCATAGCTAGCACCATGGACTAGATAATTCTGTGGTACTACAATATTCTTTATCTACCAATTCATCATCTTCCAATTCCAAATTTGTAAGAAGCTTCTTCACATGCTTCCTCCAATTTTACAAGAAGCTCCTTCATGAATGGAGTATTCGTCCCATGAGTGATTCTCAACACATCCATTTCCTTTGTCAGCAATTTGACTGCCTCCTCTGTGTTTCCAAGTAACCTGTGTGACAAGGAACAGCTTAATTACACATTCACCAATAATCCAGTATCAGATAAAAAACAAAAAGCAAATGTCATATAAAGAATGGAGTTGCAGGGAAATCAGATGATGAAATATGGTCCATGGAAGGTTTCCTCTGTAAATTTTGAAACAAGCCAACTGATAGGGTAATGAACATTAGAATTTGTGTTCTTAGTTTCTTTGTTTCACAAGTCTCAGGTGTATGATCACTTTTTAAATGAAAACCCGACTTCCCATTTCCCAATAGAAAGGATTGGATTTTAACATGTCTTTAAAGGTCTGGACAAGTTTAAGTTGATAATGAGCAAAAATAAAAGGCACAGCATAAAATACTAACCATTCGAGTTTTCCACAGGTATAATATTGCAAACCGAGCAAAGGATGAATTGCCGGATAGACTCCTGCATATAACAATAAGCTGAATTCAGAATGCCAAAAGCAATAAACTATGGATTTGAATATGATGATCTACTAGCTCTAAAATAATCTAAACTACAACCACACCACCAAGATTGAGATGCAATCATTTGAAGAATGGAGAGTCACGTTGGAGAAAAATGACTTACTCTGATACACCGGAATGGTCAATCTGCAATATACCAGTGCTTCTCTCCAGTCTTCTAAGTCCATCAACAACTAAAAGGGACAAATCACAAATGATTTATTTTTAGTCATCTTCTGAAAGGTCAAATGCTTCATCACAGAAGGGTCTTTCATCGTGTCATTTAAAAGCTGGCAATTAGAAAAAGAGCGCTCTGAAGCTTTTATGATAACAAAGAACACATATGGATGCGTAAACCCCCACTCAATAGCAACGACATTGATGAAAAATATGTAAAAAAAAGACAAGATTCTAAAACAAAGAATGTGATTTCTATCTACAACAAGAGTACTTAGTTTTTGAAATCCTATGTATACACCCTACTCTCCAGGACCATTTCCGGCAGACAGTAATTACTTTATTTTCAACTCAAATAGAGTGTGAACTGTAAACCGTAGAAGGATAAGTGCCTTCAGAAGTTACCTTTAGAAGTTTCTCTCTAGTGCGCATCAAATTTGTTGAAAAAGGGATGGCATAATTTCCTTTGAAGTTTCTCAACTTTCTTATACATTGAAATAGGTTCTTGATTATCCAAATTTGGTCAAAGATAAAGCTTCTCGTAAATGTATATCAAGTTCAAGATGAACTGataaaaaaacctaaaaaaattgattcaaattaatattatgaaaataagaTCATGTAAAAATTTACGTTTGGTGACATATAAAGTTAAATTTCCACTTAACAGCTCGGAAGTGAAGGATACTGGCAGAAGGTGAGGATGCTTCAACTTTGTCAGATATAGCTTTTACTTCACTAGCTAGCCATTTTATTTCTTCCTTGCTCCTGGCAAGGTCACATTGTTGACATATAAAACCTTTGTCACCTGGAATTCCAAACTAAAAAAGATAAATGGTGGACCAGGAAATGACAAGAAAACAAGGCTACATGATATAATATACCAGCAATACCATACCAGAATCACGAAGCAAGAAGCCACCACATTTATCATCCTTGTACCTATAACCTTCTAAAAATGCACTCTCTTGGATGTCATCAGGTTGACCCTTGAAAACACATGAATGCCTAAAGCTCAGTTAAACAGCAGAAGAACATATAAGACTTTAAACGCTAAAGCTGTAATTGCGGACTATACCAATTTAATGCAACGGGTGCAGTCACAAGTGAAAAGGTACTGTTCTTTTAGAGCTTTTTGCCGAGTCATAGTGCTTCCAGCCATTTCTATATAACTTATCAACACCTTATAAAATGTCAGAACATTAGAAGAAACGTCCGTGTCTTGCAAGAAACTGCGAGAAAATAATTAGAAAACACTTTTTTTCTCTCTTGACCTACCTCAGAACCCTTTGAAATGTGTTCCACAGCACGTACCGCTGCAGACGTTCCCTCAAAGACTAGAACCGCATTGGGCAAGCAGCTAAAAGTACAACAGTAAAAGGATAAGATTAAGCAGAATAATATCAACAGGAAAAGAAAAAATAAGAAAAGAAACATAATTTTCAAATTACCTGTGATTAATAATGGAAATGACAGGGTACAATCCTGTGCCAAGAGGTCTCAATTCACTGTCACAAATAGTATGTGCATTACATGCAAACTGCATTCAATTAGAAACGATCAGATGAATAACCCAGTCT encodes:
- the LOC139883826 gene encoding LOW QUALITY PROTEIN: O-fucosyltransferase 10-like (The sequence of the model RefSeq protein was modified relative to this genomic sequence to represent the inferred CDS: deleted 1 base in 1 codon), giving the protein MAIKIAAIKPKHSNTATNVPNSTATDDNNNSSGSRSPSPPTSPPSSLLPRHYRRRGRPKLYSSQSSRKFSLAAGGLIFRGNVRYYVVLTLLYVSGFLMCVGPFSGFVGHSSIPGSVYRSHELFEKLWGDIERENSTSAIQLSSVWQYKRRIKPQKPCPNTTTTQRFLVDTVSPGPHGYLIVGANGGLNQQRSAICNAVAVAGLLNAILVIPRLEFNKVWKDTSEFGDIYDVKRFISTLEGYVKVVDKLPDELMERYDRNINNIPIFNVEAWAPANYYLGQVYPVLQKEGVIRITPFANRLAMNLPANIQLLRCITNYKALQFSSPISTLAQKLVDRMIAKSSRTGGKYVSVHLRFEEDMVAFSGCVYDGGEKEKSEMDVFRKNEWKGKFKRKDRLITPGVNRANGKCPLTPLEVGMMLRAMGFDNNTSIYLASGKIYRAEKHLEPLLKMFPLVYTKDSLATHEELSPFELYSSRMAALDYTVCLYSEVFVTTQGGNFPHFLMGHRRFLFNGHSKTIRPDKQKLVLVLQEMGISWRDLKDQMGEMLTESDRKGMMIPRVRKINRKTSIYMYPLPECSCLQNSTLEIDQYRKLS
- the LOC139883827 gene encoding LOW QUALITY PROTEIN: histone-lysine N-methyltransferase ASHR1-like (The sequence of the model RefSeq protein was modified relative to this genomic sequence to represent the inferred CDS: inserted 2 bases in 2 codons; deleted 1 base in 1 codon), which codes for MHNFQNALQQRDLTVSVHQRKGRCLVTAKDFNPGQVIISQEPYVSVANNTPAKCDGCFATXFQEWKLHRLECQVLCRXDKDKHTFVTPTIRLMSKLYIRRKIQNDKIIPTNMDNYYLVDALVDHMSEIDEKQLLLYAQMANLVNLILQSPEISIKEIAENFSKFACNAHTICDSELRPLGTGLYPVISIINHSCLPNAVLVFEGTSAAVRAVEHISKGSEVLISYIEMAGSTMTRQKALKEQYLFTCDCTRCIKLGQPDDIQESAFLEGYRYKDDKCGGFLLRDSGDKGFICQQCDLARSKEEIKWLASEVKAISDKVEASSPSAKPISMYKKVEKLQRKLCHPFSTNLMRTREKLLKLLMDLEDWREALVYCRLTIPVYQRVYPAIHPLLGLQYYTCGKLEWLLGNTEEAVKLLTKEMDVLRITHGTNTPFMKELLVKLEEACEEASYKFGIGR